The Camelina sativa cultivar DH55 chromosome 16, Cs, whole genome shotgun sequence sequence atcaaaattttaataactcattTATATTTACTACAGCgagcttaattttaaaaaagaagtttaaaactaaataaaaattaaatactttaaccaaataaaacaatatataattcatataaaatatcataggtAAATTTTTTAACCCGAACCCTATAGCCCGAACGGGTTGAGCCCGAAAGATCCGATTTTTtctggatatatatatttaagtccgAGCCCGGTGTTTTTCTGTGTCGGACCGGGCCAACCCACAGACTTTGACCTTAATTGACATGCCTAGATATACACTAAAGAGACATATACATATAATAGATAAGggcccgcacgatgtgcgggtttaaaatttgttgaaaaaataaatcctaaatattaaacaaattaaaaaaaaaaagtatttcctgaattaaatatataaataattttagttagaaaaaaatcatatttttatttaccttcatacacttatttatatttatatattttaacaattattacaataatttaaagctaaattatatccaccaaaacttttgccaaatactcattattatgagttttattattgtcaaatttttaaaacgttacacaacttatttacaaaatgttttacatgaaaagagttcatcaaagcaacatctaattAGTAAGCATGTacaattttactttattttttatcattaaaattatGATCTTACAAaattaaagtatgctctttatcactacctataaaatatattatgatcaaattaaacaaaatttatattgttttactttcattttggaataattatagttctttaaattattaaaattgttttgtgacataatttttttaaccatgaattttttttactctaaagatattttgtatgaacaactggtgaaagtTATCTACTCTATTGCAATGAATTTATGACCAAtctaataaaagttgagaaactgagaaaaaataacataataaaaataaaaatttgaaaattataatcaggatagtatatatataagtcttatataattcaaataaacaaaatagacattttataaacaatccaaaacatgacatatgtcataatcaagTTAAGGATCAGCGACCTATTTATTCCTCAGAAGTGTATCACATTATATTAAAACTACTTAAAACTATGAACTCGTCTCGAATATTCttgaattgtaaattctaaacttATTTCTAcctgaatcaaaagttctcatatatttctccatatacctgggtttaaacggtttacaaACCAAATCCGATAGAAACCACgtaaatccggtttgaaaccaaaTTTAAAACGGTTTACtattccaacttcccaaatttgaaaattgcttctcaattactcgatcaagcagctcttgtttcagtaccagaatcatcaacattattcataAGAGAAAACTCCAGATTTTGACCATAAATATCAATCACCGActaatcttccaaacttataatgctactaactgtaAAATCatttttggaacctccatcagtgtctccatcatTGATTAAATTAGCAggatttatatactttgattccatttcattgcatctgatagcttccattgaagaaccctcacgaatcaaagaccacacaatagatcggcaaaattatatcggaaataaaaatcaaagatcaaagcttttgttataaacaaataatatgtttttggtCAACATTTGAGAAACAACTGGCCGGTTCATAGATAGCGGGACTTGATCCCTCGTGTGATGGTGCCTTATACAATCTCTCGTGTGATGGTGTCTTGTACAATTGGAGTTACCAATGACCACTGTAGTAAGATTACttcacaaacataatttttctgtagatataatcttattttcttaattagcttgtcctattacgtttcaaaaataagaattcttttgacataacttatgctattctttttaaatttgttattcactatttattgattaataataatatacatgtttaatgcttaatgaattattttttgtttatacatgtcaaaatctaattgagaaaaatgtataatataattagggTACAATAGAAAacagattagttttgttaatttttctttttaatttaggaatttttaaagatataaacatataaattttatgtagatttagatttaatgttattttttgacacgtgtcaacatctcatcagtatacgtgacacgtgtcatgatcatgttaatagctaatttttttatttcttgttttttgtagaaattattttttttaatagaaatttgtgtaaaattgatATATGTCCCGATCTGGtggtgagttagtaacttttcAAACcatacttattatataaaatataaacgatataacaaatataacttAGAAGAAATCgtaacttgaaaaaaaaacaatggagaAGATGTCGGATCTTCCAAGAGAATTGGTAAAGGAGATACTCTCTAGGGTTCCGGCAAAATCGATGAGGGAAGTCCGATTGACATGCAAAACGTGGAACACTATATCTAAGCACATTGGTAACGCAGCAATATTGGCAAGGGAAGGGGAGTTTCTGGTGATCGTGGTGGTAAATTGTAGGGCTTTTCTAATAAGCCTCAATCTCAATGGAATTCACAACAACACTGGTCCAAAAATAAAGCGTAGACGTAAACTTATTAGCCTAAACGATCATGATGCTATATACGAAATATATCACTGCGAGGGTTTATTGTTATGCACTACGAAAGACAACACTACGAAAGAAAACCCTAAGCTCGTGGTATGGAACCCTTATACAGGGCATACTCGGTGGATTTGCGTCGAACACAGATCTCTTCTTGACGAATACACCCACGTTATCGGATATGACAAGAGCAAATCGTGTCGCGCctataaaattttgagatttggTACTTCTCCCAAGATGAATGGATGTGTGAACGAGATCTACGAGTTCAAGTCTaattcatggagggttcttgatgTTACTCCTAGCCGGAATATAGAGCTTTTTTTAGGTGGCGTGTCTTTGAAGGGAAATACGTACTTGCCTGCTATAGCTGACGACGACGTACCTgatttcttactctgttttgattttactaaAGAGACATTTGGACCTCATCTGCCTCTTCCGTTTGAGTCTTATTATGATATTGTGACTCTGTCTTCATTCGGAGAAGAGCAGCTTGCGGTGTTATTCCAGCCTTCGAATTGCTTTGGGATGCAGATTTGGGTTACTACTAAGATAGAGCCCAGTGCCGTGTCGTGGAGCAAGTTCTTAGCCGTTGATAATATGATACCATTCTATTTTTATGCGACTTTCCTCATTGACAAGGAAGAGAGCGCGGTGGTTGTTTTTGATGACGATGACCATGAAATACTCCCCGCCACTCCCCACAGAGCTTACATCATCGGAGAAAACAGATACTTCAGAGGCTTAGATATCGGGACAATTACAGACAGCGGGAATTACTTGCGTAGctgctcttatgttccaagtttagtgtTCTTTTGAGAGTCTTGGATCTCATGACAAAcattctaaaattattttacactTTGGCATCAACTTTGCTTGCTTTCCTAGTCAGATCCAAGACtcatttctttcttatttttttctttgaaggTTTTCGAATCAGATACTACTATGTTATCtgtttcttgtattttttttttttttattctctctaccattaaaaccaataaaattgCCTCCttaccaagaaaagaaaaaagagaactaAGAAACACAAACTGAATGGAAATAAAGATGTTGGTGATCAACAAAAATGGTTTCTAATGGAATCTAGCTAGTAGATAAATGTCTGTGCAATTGAGAATCAGTAGGCATAAACACTGGAAGTTGGTCTCCTCTCTGTGATCTTACTTGTTGGAAATAACCAGTCAAAGGGTTTACTCTACTCCTTCTGCTACCTTCAGTCCCAGAACCTGTTATGGTGTTTACACGTTCATTACCAAGAGGACCTCCAAAATCTGTTCCTGGAATCCTAGACGACGATACAAACCGGCCAGCTTCAGGATCCCAAACGACTGAACTCTCATCGCTTGGAGGCAAGTTTCTTCTAGCTGCAACAACAGCAtttctgctttcttcttcctcatttaATGGTGACTCGTTAGCTGGTGATGACATGTACATTGGGTTGAAGTGATCTCTCGTCAAACCTGGACTACTAATGCTACAAGACTCTGAATCAGCTTTGCCTTTTCTAGCGTGATGGGAACTTGCGGGGCTGCTTCTCCCGCTTACATTGCTGCTGGTTTTGTAAAGGTTTTGCCGTGAACTTACTGGAAGAAGTACTGATGAAGATGCACGCGCTTTTGCAGCTGCTTTAGATGCTTCTTTTGAGTCGAGTTTCGCCAGCTTCCATGGATTGATCCT is a genomic window containing:
- the LOC104753278 gene encoding putative F-box protein At3g17620, whose protein sequence is MEKMSDLPRELVKEILSRVPAKSMREVRLTCKTWNTISKHIGNAAILAREGEFLVIVVVNCRAFLISLNLNGIHNNTGPKIKRRRKLISLNDHDAIYEIYHCEGLLLCTTKDNTTKENPKLVVWNPYTGHTRWICVEHRSLLDEYTHVIGYDKSKSCRAYKILRFGTSPKMNGCVNEIYEFKSNSWRVLDVTPSRNIELFLGGVSLKGNTYLPAIADDDVPDFLLCFDFTKETFGPHLPLPFESYYDIVTLSSFGEEQLAVLFQPSNCFGMQIWVTTKIEPSAVSWSKFLAVDNMIPFYFYATFLIDKEESAVVVFDDDDHEILPATPHRAYIIGENRYFRGLDIGTITDSGNYLRSCSYVPSLVFF